The Streptomyces laurentii genome contains a region encoding:
- a CDS encoding integral membrane protein (identified by MetaGeneAnnotator; putative;~sequence version:1): MLIVLACVLVPVSILTVWVHDIVLDTNRYVATMKPLASDPAIEAAAHNRIVHAVDVRVDGKEVTAEIAAWPQSQGLPPRAAKAVRGLAPQLDAAVNTAADKVATRFVRSDRFEKVWVTANRAAHTAVVHALTGQGRGALGVSDGTVTLDLGAAVDQVKKELVDAGLEPAAKIPEVHKQMVLFHSDQLQKMRSAAHALDVEGTWTQAHPSG, translated from the coding sequence GTGCTGATCGTCCTCGCCTGCGTCCTGGTGCCCGTCAGCATCCTCACGGTGTGGGTGCACGACATCGTCCTCGACACCAACCGCTACGTCGCCACGATGAAGCCGCTCGCCTCCGACCCGGCGATCGAGGCGGCGGCCCACAACCGGATCGTGCACGCCGTGGACGTCCGCGTCGACGGCAAGGAGGTCACCGCCGAGATCGCGGCCTGGCCGCAGTCCCAGGGCCTGCCGCCGCGCGCGGCGAAGGCGGTCAGGGGCCTCGCCCCGCAGCTGGACGCCGCCGTGAACACGGCCGCCGACAAGGTGGCGACCCGGTTCGTGCGGAGCGACCGGTTCGAGAAGGTGTGGGTCACCGCGAACCGCGCCGCCCACACGGCCGTCGTGCACGCCCTGACCGGCCAGGGCCGCGGCGCGCTCGGCGTTTCGGACGGCACGGTCACCCTCGACCTCGGCGCCGCCGTGGACCAGGTCAAGAAGGAGCTGGTGGACGCCGGACTGGAACCGGCGGCGAAGATCCCCGAGGTCCACAAACAGATGGTCCTCTTCCACTCCGACCAGTTGCAGAAGATGCGGAGCGCCGCCCACGCCCTCGATGTCGAGGGCACCTGGACGCAGGCCCACCCAAGTGGCTGA
- a CDS encoding hypothetical protein (identified by MetaGeneAnnotator; putative;~sequence version:1), with amino-acid sequence MSGGGSWAVAAVAAVTAGYALVSRRLATTVVSAPMVFTAFGVAVGPAGLGLLSLDHDAGPVLTLVEGTLTLVLLTDAMSVRRRDLRVGGFLPRRLLGIALPLTIGAGWLLAWPLLPGLTLWELALIGAILAPTDAALGESAVAGPGVPPLVRKGLKVESGLNDGMVLPFFVLFLAAIPGTAASAEGIAGTFWRALVLSTLLGLAIGGIGGWLLSASRARGWVTDEWRQVFVLAVAAGSYALAVVIDGSGFIAAWVAGFALGAALRQGARRAAVSAAEAVRAGAAGTAGTAGTSKEDAGASAEQTGAGAGASAEGGPAEGTAASDDTARPAARLGDFLAALSFLVFGAVLLGPQLQHLDWRIVVYAVLSLTVVRMVPVALSLAGTGLSLATVAYAGWFGPRGLASVVFGLLVVEEHVPGTTLIGRVVALTIALSILLHGLTAHFLADRYGDWHHRAAFRRPGLREGPPAPARGPAPGPGPAPGRADTA; translated from the coding sequence ATGAGCGGTGGCGGCAGCTGGGCGGTCGCGGCCGTGGCCGCCGTGACGGCGGGGTACGCACTGGTCTCCCGCCGGCTCGCGACCACCGTCGTGTCGGCGCCGATGGTGTTCACCGCGTTCGGCGTGGCCGTCGGACCGGCCGGGCTCGGCCTGCTCAGCCTGGACCACGACGCGGGCCCCGTCCTCACCCTGGTGGAGGGCACCCTGACGCTGGTGCTGCTCACCGACGCGATGTCCGTACGCCGCCGGGATCTGCGGGTCGGCGGCTTCCTGCCGCGCCGCCTGCTCGGGATCGCCCTCCCGCTGACCATCGGGGCCGGCTGGCTGCTCGCCTGGCCGCTGCTGCCGGGGCTGACCTTGTGGGAACTCGCCCTGATCGGGGCGATCCTGGCCCCGACGGACGCGGCCCTCGGCGAGTCGGCGGTCGCCGGCCCCGGCGTCCCGCCGCTGGTCCGCAAAGGGCTCAAGGTCGAGAGCGGCCTGAACGACGGCATGGTGCTGCCGTTCTTCGTGCTCTTCCTCGCCGCGATCCCCGGGACCGCGGCCTCGGCGGAGGGCATCGCCGGCACGTTCTGGCGCGCGCTCGTCCTCAGCACACTCCTGGGGCTGGCCATCGGCGGGATCGGCGGGTGGCTGCTCAGCGCGTCGCGCGCCCGGGGCTGGGTCACCGACGAGTGGCGGCAGGTGTTCGTCCTGGCCGTCGCCGCGGGCTCGTACGCCCTGGCGGTCGTCATCGACGGCAGCGGGTTCATCGCGGCCTGGGTGGCCGGCTTCGCCCTCGGGGCCGCACTCCGGCAGGGAGCGCGACGGGCGGCGGTGTCGGCGGCGGAGGCGGTGCGGGCGGGGGCCGCGGGGACCGCGGGGACCGCGGGGACATCGAAGGAGGACGCGGGGGCTTCCGCGGAGCAGACGGGGGCGGGGGCAGGGGCTTCGGCGGAGGGCGGTCCGGCGGAGGGGACGGCGGCCAGTGACGACACGGCCCGGCCGGCCGCGCGGCTCGGCGACTTCCTCGCCGCGCTGAGCTTCCTGGTCTTCGGGGCCGTGCTGCTCGGCCCACAGCTCCAGCACCTCGACTGGCGGATCGTGGTCTACGCCGTCCTGAGCCTCACCGTGGTCCGGATGGTGCCGGTGGCCCTCTCCCTGGCCGGGACCGGCCTGTCCCTCGCCACGGTCGCGTACGCCGGGTGGTTCGGCCCACGCGGCCTCGCCTCGGTCGTCTTCGGGCTCCTCGTGGTGGAGGAACACGTTCCGGGCACCACCCTCATCGGCCGGGTCGTCGCCCTGACCATCGCCCTGAGCATCCTGCTGCACGGCCTGACGGCGCACTTCCTCGCCGACCGGTACGGGGACTGGCACCACCGGGCGGCCTTCCGGCGGCCCGGACTGCGCGAGGGCCCGCCCGCGCCGGCACGGGGCCCGGCACCGGGGCCGGGACCCGCACCGGGGCGGGCGGACACCGCGTAA
- a CDS encoding aldo-keto reductase (Aldo-keto reductases (AKRs) are a superfamily of soluble NAD(P)(H) oxidoreductases whose chief purpose is to reduce aldehydes and ketones to primary and secondary alcohols. AKRs are present in all phyla and are of importance to both health and industrial...; cd06660;~Aldo/keto reductase family; pfam00248;~COG0667, Tas, Predicted oxidoreductases (related to aryl-alcoholdehydrogenases);~aldo/keto reductase [Comamonas testosteroni CNB-2];~catalytic tetrad [active];~identified by MetaGeneAnnotator; putative) → MALQHILPGRLGFGTAPLGNMFRAIPDEEARATVEAAWDQGVRYFDTAPLYGSGLAEERLGEVLSTKPRDEFVLSTKVGRVILDEREETARDLGEKGGLFEHGNPNKILHEWTAEATERSIEGSLKRLGTDRLDIVWVHDIAQDFHGDQWLAKFEEARTGAFRVLSRLRDEGVIKAWGLGVNKTEPIELTLALDEPRPDGFLLAGRYTLLDHEHALTRLLPMAREQGVEMVVGGPYSSGVLAGGTHFEYQRAPAEIIERVGRIKALADKHGVSIKAAALRFSLAHPASAAVVAGATRPSRIAEDLAALNETVPAAFWTELRAAGLISPAAPLPQNA, encoded by the coding sequence ATGGCTCTCCAGCACATCCTTCCCGGCCGCCTCGGCTTCGGCACCGCCCCGCTCGGCAACATGTTCCGCGCGATCCCCGACGAGGAGGCCCGCGCCACCGTCGAGGCCGCCTGGGACCAGGGCGTCCGCTACTTCGACACCGCCCCGCTCTACGGCTCCGGGCTCGCCGAGGAGCGACTCGGCGAGGTCCTGTCCACCAAGCCCCGCGACGAGTTCGTCCTGTCCACCAAGGTCGGCCGGGTCATCCTCGACGAGCGCGAGGAGACCGCCCGCGACCTCGGCGAGAAGGGCGGCCTGTTCGAGCACGGCAACCCGAACAAGATCCTCCACGAGTGGACCGCCGAGGCCACCGAGCGCTCCATCGAGGGCAGCCTCAAGCGGCTGGGCACCGACCGGCTCGACATCGTGTGGGTCCACGACATCGCCCAGGACTTCCACGGCGACCAGTGGCTCGCGAAGTTCGAGGAGGCCCGCACCGGCGCCTTCCGCGTCCTGTCCCGGCTGCGCGACGAGGGCGTCATCAAGGCCTGGGGCCTCGGCGTCAACAAGACCGAACCGATCGAGCTGACCCTCGCCCTGGACGAGCCCCGGCCCGACGGCTTCCTCCTCGCCGGCCGCTACACCCTCCTCGACCACGAGCACGCCCTCACCCGCCTGCTGCCCATGGCGCGGGAGCAGGGCGTCGAGATGGTCGTCGGCGGCCCGTACAGCTCCGGCGTCCTGGCCGGCGGCACCCACTTCGAGTACCAGCGGGCGCCCGCCGAGATCATCGAGCGCGTCGGCCGGATCAAGGCCCTGGCCGACAAGCACGGCGTGAGTATCAAGGCCGCCGCCCTGCGGTTCTCCCTGGCGCACCCGGCCTCGGCCGCCGTCGTCGCCGGCGCGACCCGGCCCAGCCGGATCGCCGAGGACCTCGCGGCCCTGAACGAGACCGTCCCGGCCGCGTTCTGGACCGAGCTGCGCGCCGCGGGTCTGATCAGCCCGGCCGCCCCGCTCCCGCAGAACGCCTGA
- a CDS encoding probably an NADP-dependent oxidoreductase (identified by MetaGeneAnnotator; putative;~sequence version:1), with translation MSRGYGTPAGPASGQCAGDVAEDAAGATSGATSGAPVPAPAGAGADGRPAGRGRPEAVDFEDPHFERRAYDPWTAYGQSKTAGAPLTVGARRWAADGATA, from the coding sequence TTGTCGCGCGGGTACGGGACGCCGGCCGGACCGGCGTCCGGCCAGTGCGCGGGCGACGTGGCGGAAGACGCGGCGGGCGCCACGTCGGGCGCCACGTCGGGCGCCCCCGTGCCCGCGCCCGCGGGAGCGGGTGCCGACGGCCGTCCGGCCGGCCGCGGGAGGCCGGAGGCCGTCGACTTCGAGGACCCGCACTTCGAGCGGCGGGCGTACGACCCGTGGACGGCGTACGGGCAGTCCAAGACCGCCGGCGCGCCGCTCACCGTCGGCGCCCGGCGCTGGGCGGCCGACGGCGCCACGGCCTGA
- a CDS encoding integral membrane protein (Phospholipase_D-nuclease N-terminal; pfam13396;~Short C-terminal domain; pfam09851;~identified by MetaGeneAnnotator; putative;~integral membrane protein [Streptomyces venezuelae ATCC10712]) produces MDYPLLNAFWTIMWVFLWVLWFMLLFRIIGDIFRDDGLSGWAKAGWCVFVVFLPFLGCFIYLIARGKGMGKREMERARSNEQQFQEYIRAAATTSGTSGAGHADQLSKLAELKAHGDITDEEYQRAKEKVLAG; encoded by the coding sequence GTGGACTATCCGCTGTTGAACGCCTTCTGGACCATCATGTGGGTCTTCCTCTGGGTCCTGTGGTTCATGCTGCTCTTCCGCATCATCGGCGACATCTTCCGGGACGACGGCCTGAGCGGCTGGGCCAAGGCCGGATGGTGCGTGTTCGTCGTCTTCCTGCCGTTCCTCGGCTGCTTCATCTATCTCATCGCCCGCGGCAAGGGCATGGGCAAGCGCGAGATGGAGCGGGCCCGCAGCAACGAGCAGCAGTTCCAGGAGTACATCCGGGCCGCCGCGACCACGTCCGGGACGTCCGGCGCCGGGCACGCCGACCAGCTGTCGAAGCTGGCCGAGCTCAAGGCGCACGGCGACATCACGGACGAGGAGTACCAGCGGGCCAAGGAGAAAGTCCTCGCCGGCTGA
- a CDS encoding acetyltransferase (Acetyltransferases, including N-acetylases of ribosomal proteins [Translation,ribosomal structure and biogenesis]; COG1670;~N-Acyltransferase superfamily: Various enyzmes that characteristicly catalyzethe transfer of an acyl group to a substrate; cl00357;~acetyltransferase [Streptomyces clavuligerus ATCC27064];~identified by MetaGeneAnnotator; putative), with the protein MTDFSFKPTLTGERVTLRPVTEEDVPALLPLFEDPEISRLTGSHADFTEAALRQWYATRGARADRLDLAVVDRATGRVVGEAVLNEWDKPNESCAFRICLVPDALGRGFGTEATRLIVGHAFEELGLYRVWLEVYAFNPRARRAYEKAGFRAEGVLRGALLWEGERVDATLMSVIAPEWPPPAAAV; encoded by the coding sequence ATGACCGACTTCTCGTTCAAGCCCACCCTGACCGGCGAACGCGTCACCCTCCGCCCCGTCACCGAGGAGGACGTCCCCGCGCTGTTGCCGCTGTTCGAGGACCCCGAGATCTCCCGGCTGACCGGCTCGCACGCGGACTTCACGGAGGCGGCGCTGCGGCAGTGGTACGCGACGCGCGGCGCCCGCGCCGACCGGCTCGACCTCGCGGTGGTCGACCGGGCGACCGGCCGGGTCGTCGGCGAGGCCGTCCTCAACGAGTGGGACAAGCCCAACGAGAGCTGCGCCTTCCGGATCTGCCTGGTCCCGGACGCCCTCGGCCGCGGCTTCGGTACGGAGGCGACGCGGCTGATCGTCGGCCACGCCTTCGAGGAACTGGGCCTGTACCGGGTGTGGCTGGAGGTGTACGCGTTCAACCCGCGCGCCCGCCGCGCCTACGAGAAGGCCGGCTTCCGGGCGGAGGGCGTGCTGCGCGGGGCGCTGCTGTGGGAGGGGGAGCGGGTGGACGCGACGCTGATGTCGGTGATCGCGCCGGAGTGGCCGCCGCCGGCGGCGGCCGTCTGA
- a CDS encoding endonuclease/exonuclease/phosphatase (Endonuclease/exonuclease/phosphatase [Streptomyces fulvissimus DSM40593];~Exonuclease-Endonuclease-Phosphatase (EEP) domain superfamily; cl00490;~Predicted extracellular nuclease [General function prediction only];~UniProt-pubmed:20624727; UniProt-pubmed:21463507; UniProt-pubmed:18375553; UniProt-pubmed:21059706; UniProt-pubmed:20581206; UniProt-pubmed:20567260; large secreted protein;~YhcR_OBF_like: A subfamily of OB-fold domains similarto the OB folds of Bacillus subtilis YhcR. YhcR isa sugar-nonspecific nuclease, which is active in the presence of Ca2+ and Mn2+. It cleaves RNA endonucleolytically, producing 3'-monophosphate...; cd04486;~generic binding surface I;~generic binding surface II;~identified by MetaGeneAnnotator; putative;~putative catalytic site [active];~putative metal binding site [ion binding];~putative phosphate binding site [ion binding]), producing the protein MPSPFSTRRSRRMLMRATLPAAVTASLVLVPLPGAVATPSAGAVIAEVYGGGGNSGATLKNDFIELANPTGAAFGLSGYSVQYLPGSPSASSKWGVTTLSGSVAAGGRYLVAGAPGTGGTVALPNPDATGTLALSATTGTIALVDGTDALTCKTSEDCAADPRVVDLVGFGTALVHEGSGAAPGASNTAAVARAASLADTDDNAADFQAGAPTPVNSKGESAPGDGSGGGDTGPTEPGTVRVHDIQGATRLSPMAGKTVTGVPGIVTGVRTYGTKGFWIQDPNPDADPATSEGVFVYTGGTGPAVKVGDSVLVTAKVTEYYPNNPGGSQSLTELSNTKVTVVSSDNPVPAPVVLDGSNIPAAYAPDAAGASIESLPLRTDAYALDLYESLEGMNVEVRDVSVAQASNSYHELWVNARAQDPRSARGGSVYLGYDQQNAGRLLVQSLGAAADFPVADVGDTLTGATGGPLDYTNYGGYAVAATRVGTVQSGGLEREVTASALPSELTIGTYNVENLDPGDSDEKFAELAKGVVTNLRSPDILALEEVQDDNGPVNDGTVTSGATVAKFTEAIKAAGGPAYDWRSVDPENGKDGGEPGGNIRQVFLFNPDRVSFTDIPGGDATTAVDVTGTGKRTSLTASPGRIDPANEAWNNSRKPLIGQFRFHNKPVYVIANHFNSKGGDQGLDSRFQAPTRSSEVQRGKQAEVEQAFVAKLLAADPGARVVSLGDFNDYQFSPALKTLTKGGVLRDLVNELPASERYSYVYQGNSQVLDHILVSPAFKPQQTRYDVVHINSEFATQASDHDPQVVRVKP; encoded by the coding sequence GTGCCCAGTCCCTTCTCCACCCGCCGCTCCCGCCGCATGCTGATGCGCGCGACCCTGCCGGCCGCGGTCACCGCGTCGCTGGTGCTCGTCCCGCTGCCCGGCGCCGTCGCCACCCCGTCCGCGGGCGCGGTCATCGCCGAGGTCTACGGCGGTGGCGGCAACTCCGGCGCGACGCTGAAGAACGACTTCATCGAACTTGCCAACCCGACCGGCGCCGCCTTCGGCCTGTCCGGCTACAGCGTGCAGTACCTGCCCGGCAGCCCCAGCGCCTCCAGCAAGTGGGGCGTCACGACGCTGAGCGGCTCGGTCGCCGCCGGCGGCCGCTACCTGGTCGCCGGCGCGCCCGGCACCGGCGGCACCGTGGCCCTGCCGAACCCCGACGCCACCGGCACCCTGGCCCTCTCCGCCACCACGGGCACCATCGCGCTCGTCGACGGCACCGACGCGCTGACCTGCAAGACCAGCGAGGACTGCGCCGCCGACCCGCGCGTCGTCGACCTCGTCGGCTTCGGCACCGCCCTGGTCCACGAGGGCTCCGGCGCCGCCCCCGGCGCGTCGAACACCGCCGCGGTGGCCCGCGCCGCCTCGCTCGCCGACACCGACGACAACGCCGCCGACTTCCAGGCCGGCGCGCCCACCCCGGTCAACAGCAAGGGCGAGTCCGCCCCCGGCGACGGTTCCGGCGGCGGCGACACCGGCCCGACCGAGCCCGGCACGGTGCGCGTCCACGACATCCAGGGCGCCACCCGCCTCTCGCCGATGGCCGGCAAGACGGTCACGGGCGTCCCCGGCATCGTCACCGGCGTCCGTACGTACGGCACCAAGGGCTTCTGGATCCAGGACCCGAACCCGGACGCGGACCCGGCCACCAGCGAGGGCGTGTTCGTCTACACGGGCGGCACCGGCCCGGCCGTCAAGGTCGGCGACTCCGTCCTGGTCACGGCCAAGGTGACCGAGTACTACCCGAACAACCCGGGCGGCTCGCAGTCCCTCACCGAGCTGTCCAACACCAAGGTCACCGTGGTCTCCTCGGACAACCCGGTGCCCGCCCCGGTCGTCCTCGACGGCTCGAACATCCCGGCGGCCTACGCGCCCGACGCGGCCGGCGCCTCGATCGAGTCGCTGCCGCTGCGGACGGACGCCTACGCGCTCGACCTGTACGAGTCGCTGGAGGGCATGAACGTCGAGGTCCGCGACGTCTCGGTGGCGCAGGCCAGCAACTCGTACCACGAGCTGTGGGTGAACGCCCGCGCGCAGGACCCGCGTTCGGCGCGCGGCGGCTCCGTCTACCTCGGCTACGACCAGCAGAACGCGGGCCGCCTCCTGGTCCAGTCGCTGGGCGCGGCGGCCGACTTCCCGGTCGCCGATGTCGGGGACACGCTCACCGGTGCCACCGGCGGTCCGCTGGACTACACGAACTACGGCGGCTACGCGGTGGCGGCCACCCGCGTCGGCACCGTCCAGTCGGGCGGCCTGGAGCGCGAGGTCACCGCCTCCGCCCTGCCGAGCGAGCTGACGATCGGCACGTACAACGTCGAGAACCTCGACCCGGGCGACTCGGACGAGAAGTTCGCCGAGCTGGCCAAGGGCGTGGTCACCAACCTGCGTTCGCCCGACATCCTCGCCCTCGAAGAGGTCCAGGACGACAACGGCCCGGTCAACGACGGCACGGTCACGTCCGGTGCCACCGTCGCCAAGTTCACCGAGGCGATCAAGGCCGCCGGCGGCCCCGCCTACGACTGGCGCTCCGTCGACCCGGAGAACGGCAAGGACGGCGGCGAGCCCGGCGGCAACATCCGCCAGGTGTTCCTGTTCAACCCCGACCGCGTCTCCTTCACCGACATACCGGGTGGCGACGCCACCACGGCCGTGGACGTGACCGGCACCGGCAAGCGCACCTCGCTGACGGCCTCCCCGGGCCGCATCGACCCGGCCAACGAGGCCTGGAACAACAGCCGTAAGCCGCTCATCGGCCAGTTCCGCTTCCACAACAAGCCGGTGTACGTGATCGCCAACCACTTCAACAGCAAGGGCGGCGACCAGGGCCTCGACAGCCGCTTCCAGGCCCCGACCCGCAGCTCCGAGGTGCAGCGCGGCAAGCAGGCCGAGGTCGAGCAGGCGTTCGTCGCCAAGCTCCTGGCCGCCGACCCGGGCGCCCGCGTGGTCTCCCTCGGCGACTTCAACGACTACCAGTTCTCGCCGGCGCTGAAGACCCTCACCAAGGGCGGCGTCCTGCGCGACCTGGTGAACGAGCTGCCCGCGTCCGAGCGCTACTCGTACGTCTACCAGGGCAACTCGCAGGTGCTCGACCACATCCTGGTCAGCCCGGCCTTCAAGCCGCAGCAGACCCGCTACGACGTGGTCCACATCAACAGCGAGTTCGCCACCCAGGCCTCCGACCACGACCCCCAGGTCGTCCGCGTCAAGCCCTGA
- a CDS encoding hypothetical protein (identified by MetaGeneAnnotator; putative;~sequence version:1), which produces MHGTTHVLPRSAAVVTLFAALVLAGCSGPGREVDPGPGAARTDAGVSGNRAGEPAPAEPSPDAQVGLANTALVSESFHSSGTSTAFPGAKQEMWWEPAGGLRLRVTGSVSGDMYCDGGTSYTSAPLFAASLTSRGQSVTVPGRLEDTYVSTVLDTGCEVYFSIPATAKPAPDKDRGIDGGKALAYEASGAGTRDVYYLPDLSSPPKGAVRLGPLRLESTRSGRTSVTTYDSYGESFSITMPPESKIMTVEEFRAAVQG; this is translated from the coding sequence ATGCATGGCACGACGCACGTTCTTCCCCGCTCCGCCGCGGTGGTGACGCTGTTCGCGGCGCTGGTCCTGGCGGGGTGCTCCGGGCCCGGTCGGGAAGTGGACCCCGGTCCGGGCGCCGCGCGGACGGACGCCGGGGTGTCCGGGAACCGGGCGGGCGAGCCCGCGCCCGCGGAACCGAGTCCCGACGCCCAGGTCGGGCTGGCCAACACCGCCCTGGTGAGCGAGTCCTTCCACTCCTCCGGCACGAGCACCGCCTTCCCCGGAGCGAAGCAGGAGATGTGGTGGGAACCGGCCGGCGGGCTGCGTCTCCGCGTCACCGGCTCCGTGTCCGGGGACATGTACTGCGACGGCGGCACCTCCTACACCAGCGCTCCGCTGTTCGCCGCCTCGCTGACGTCACGCGGGCAGTCCGTCACGGTCCCCGGCCGGCTTGAGGACACCTACGTGTCCACCGTCCTGGACACGGGCTGCGAGGTGTACTTCTCGATCCCCGCCACCGCCAAGCCCGCCCCGGACAAGGACCGCGGTATCGACGGCGGGAAGGCCCTGGCGTACGAGGCGTCCGGCGCCGGCACCCGGGACGTCTACTACCTGCCGGACCTCTCCTCCCCGCCGAAGGGGGCGGTCCGGCTGGGCCCCCTCCGCCTCGAATCGACGCGCTCCGGCCGTACGAGCGTCACGACGTACGACTCCTACGGCGAGTCCTTCTCGATCACCATGCCGCCCGAATCGAAGATCATGACGGTCGAGGAGTTCCGCGCCGCGGTCCAGGGCTGA
- a CDS encoding polyketide cyclase/dehydrase (Polyketide cyclase/dehydrase [Streptomyces albus J1074];~Pyrabactin resistance 1 (PYR1), PYR1-like (PYL), regulatory component of abscisic acid receptors (RCARs), and related proteins; cd07821;~gate;~identified by MetaGeneAnnotator; putative;~protein interface [polypeptide binding];~putative hydrophobic ligand binding site [chemical binding]), which yields MASTTVSRVVPASPQEAWNLIGGFDALPDWLPYIPESTALEGGRIRRLANPDGEVIIERLVDFNETERHYSYAILQAPFPVDGYVSTLRVHAIPGRDDIAEVQWSGRFNPVGVSSAEAEYLFAGIYRDGLDALHKRLSV from the coding sequence ATGGCTTCCACCACCGTCTCCCGCGTCGTCCCCGCCTCCCCCCAGGAGGCCTGGAACCTCATCGGCGGGTTCGACGCCCTCCCGGACTGGCTCCCCTACATCCCCGAAAGCACCGCTCTCGAAGGGGGCCGGATCCGCCGCCTGGCCAACCCCGACGGCGAGGTCATCATCGAGCGCCTCGTGGACTTCAACGAGACCGAGCGCCACTACAGCTACGCCATCCTCCAGGCCCCGTTCCCGGTCGACGGCTACGTCTCCACCCTCCGCGTCCACGCGATCCCCGGCCGGGACGACATCGCCGAGGTGCAGTGGTCCGGCCGCTTCAACCCCGTCGGCGTCAGCAGCGCCGAAGCCGAGTACCTGTTCGCGGGCATCTACCGCGACGGTCTCGACGCCCTCCACAAGAGGCTGTCGGTCTGA